A stretch of DNA from Ignavibacteria bacterium:
AAATATATAAATAAAAAAGCCACTCTTTTGAGTGGCTTTTATATCTGGTTGTCAGACTATGCCTTAGCATTTTTGTTCTGGAACACAGGTTGAATATCAGCAATAACTTCAGCAACAGATTTTCCACTTTTTTTAGCGAGGTTATAAACTTTATCCAGAGCGTCTTTATTAATAGCGTACTTGGTAGTGGCTTCAATCAGAGCATCCTTATCTTCCTGAGAGATAGCGTCTGAGTTTTGAATTAAGTCGCTGATAATATCCATATTCTTCATAAGAATTTCGGTGTTAAAGCCATAGCTAGTTTCTTCATCAACAATATCTTCACCATAGGTTTCCTTCAAGTTTTCAGCAGCAGATTCGTCAATGGTGATATACTTTTTGGTAGGAAGAACCATCACAGAACCACCTTTTTCAGAAACAAGAATGAACGAACCAACATTAATTTTATTGGTTTCAACAAGTTTTGCAAATTCCTCAATTCCAACATTTTTCACAAATTCTTGTGACATAGCTAGTTCAGCTTTCAGCTCGTCCATCTGAGCTTTCAAAGTAGCGAATTTTTCAAGTTTTTCAGCGAATTCGGCACCAGGAACATTTACTATTATTTTTTCGTCTTTCTTTACTGACTTAGTTTTTGATTCTTTTTTTGCTTTTTCAAATAGGTTCTTAGCCATATATTCTGTATTTTTAATTGTTTAACAATTTTAATTTGATAATACAAAAATACGGAATTTAATTTGATAAAAAAATTTTTTTCAAACTTTTTTCCGATTTTTATTTTCTAGTATTTTTGAGAATATTTTTATTCATTAATAATACAAATATACGAATATTTACCTATAAAAAATAATTTTAAATTTTATTTTCAAATTCTACACCAAGACTAGTAAGAGTTTCAATAACTATATCTAATTTTTTAGCAGAAAGAATCCAACCTGCAAGTTTAGAATCTTCATTTTCAGGATCTTTCAGAAACCTATTAAATTTTGCACCAATAGATTTCAATTCTTCTTTAATTTTTTTTGTTTCACCAAATAAAGCGATTGATTTTTCAGAGTATTTTACTATTGTAATCATATATAATTTTTTAAAAGGTTATTATTTAGAAATATAATCAATTGTATTTTCTTTCATATAAATAAAATATTTTCTCTTTTTTCTTTTTATATACTAAGTCCCAATATATTTGGTTAACATATTTTTCCCAAATAATATCATAATCAGTAAAATATGGTTCTACATCTTTTTTCAGAATCCTTCTTAGTTTTTTATTCCTTTCATATCTTACTCTTTTTTCTTTTTTTAATGAAGATAATTTTATTTCCAATGCCATTTTTTAGCATTGTTTTCAAGCATTTTTATACAATTATATAGGTGATTGTCTTCCAAATTTTTAATTGGAATTTCTTTCCCTTCTTTGGTTACCCAAACTACATCTTCGACTGATTTTACTATTGTCATATTTTATTTTATATAATAAAATCGGTTTTGTTTAAAAAATAAATTCATATATATAATTTATATCAAAAAAGTATAAATTTTGAATGTATTGTTGTAAATTTCCTTTTCCTAAGTTTTTAAAATTTGCTATTAACAACGCATAAAAAACATTAAATGTTACGGGATACTTTTCTTTTTCCTTTGGTTTAAACTGTTAAGTATTTCTTGACAGTTTTTGTTTGCCAGAAAAGCAATACCGTTTGTTGTTGCGAAAGCCAAAGTGTCGTTACCGAACCTGATTTCTACTACTGTCTGATTATCGGAGTTTGGCAGTAGCATTGACTTCTTCTTCATACGCAAACACCACCATCTTGCAATGCTTAATATTGATTTTGATTTTTTAAAAGGTTAATAATTCAATTTAAATAATACAAATATACAGTAAAATATCTAAATAAAAAAATTATAAACTTTTTAATTTTTTTTACATAATTATAATTTATTGAGAACAAGTTTTTATGAATACTGACAAACTGTCTTTTTTTAATAATGGCAAAATATTTGTAAAAAAAAGAAATCATTTAAAGAAAAACTTAATATGGAACAGATTTAACGATAACTGACAAACTGTCTTATTTTAACAATGGTAAAATGTTTGTTAATAAACATGCAAAAAAAAAAAATAATAAATATGGAAGTAAACGAAATAAAAGAGAATAAAGAAGAAAATGTTGATTTGTCGAAAGAAAATGTAAAAGAGGATAAAGAAGAAAATGTTGATTTGTCGAAAGAAAATAAAAAAAAGGAAGCAAGTACTTTGTTATCTAAGAAAAAGAAAAAATACGAAAAATTAAATAATGAAATATTAAAGCTACAGCAAGAAATTGAAAATTTGATAGAAAAGTATAAAGAATCTAATGATAAATATTTACGTTTATCTGCTGATTTCGATAATTATAAAAAACGTATATTAAAAGAAAAATCAGATCTGCTAAAATATGGAGGTGAAATGGTTTTAACAAACTTGATTTCTATTCTTGACGATTTTGAAAGAGCTCAAAATTTTATAAAAAATAGCAATGATATAGAAGGAATTAAACAAGGTATTGATTTAATAAACACCAAATTTCATGAATTTATGAAACAACAAGGAATTAAAGAAATTGAATCAAAAAATATCGAATTTAATACTGATTTTCATGAAGCAATAACTCGTTTGCCAGCTCCAAGCGAAGAAATGAAAGGTAAAGTTATTGATGTGATTCAAAAAGGTTATATGCTTCATGATAAAGTTATTCGATTTGCTAAAGTAATAATAGGAGAATAAACAATATGACAAAACGAGATTATTATGATGTATTAGATATATCTAAAAATGCTACTAAAGAAGAAATAAAAAAAGCATATCGTAAAAAAGCACTGCAATACCATCCAGATAGAAATCCGGGAGATAAAGATGCTGAAGAGAAATTTAAAGAGGCAGCAGAAGCTTACGATGTGTTGAGTGATGACGAAAAACGCCGTCGTTACGATCAATTTGGCCATGCTGGAGTAGGAAGCAGTGCAGCAAGCAGTGGATTTGGTGGTTTTGACATAGAAGATATTTTTAGCAGATTTGGCGATATTTTTGGTGATTTTGGTTTTGGTGGATTTGGCGGATTTAGCGGTTTTGGACATAGAACTTCACGTCAAAAGGTTAATAAGGGTACCAATCTGCGAATTAAGGTTAAACTTACCTTACAAGAGATTGCTACTGGAGTAGAGAAAAAAATAAAGGTCAAAAAACTTGTTCAATGTACAACCTGTAATGGTACAGGAGCTAAAGATAATCATTCATATAGAGAATGTTCAACATGCAATGGTCAAGGTTATATAACAAGGATTACTCGAACCATATTGGGACAAATGCAATCTACTTCTCCTTGTCCTACATGTAATGGAGAAGGCAGAATTATAACTTCCAAATGTAATAAATGTGCGGGTGAAGGTGTAGTTCACGATGAAGAAATAATAAATATCAACATACCAGCAGGTGTATCAAAAGGGATGCAGCTTTCGTTATCAGGAAAAGGAAATGCTGCACATCATGGTGGAATACCAGGTGATTTAATAATTTTAATAGAAGAAGAAAAACACCCCGATTATATAAGAGAAAATAATAATTTAATTTATAATTTAATCATTTCAATTCCTCAGGCAATTTTTGGAAATACGATAGAAATTCCATTGATTGAAGGAGGAAAGGTAAAAGTAAAAATTGACCCTGGAACTAATTCAGGCAAGTTATTGCGAATTAAAGGTAAAGGATTACCAGAATTTCAAGGTTATGGATACGGCGATTTGATTGTTCGTGTTATAGTTTATATACCAACCAATATTTCAAAAGATGAATGTAGAATATTAGAAAAACTTGAAAATTCGGAAAGATTTAAACCCGAAAATGCTAAAAAAGATAAAAACTTTTTAGAACATTTTAAGAAGTATTTTTCATAAAATAGCAAAAACCTCACTGGTTGTGAGGTTTTTTATGTTCCTAACACAAATTTAATTATATTAGTATAAATCTTCTGAAAATAATTTACATTTATTGCAAGTTTCTTTTTCTTTTACTTGTCCTGCTTCTATTGCAATTTTCATTGCTTCTTCTCTATCAACAAATCTGTTTTTAGATGTAAGAAATCCTTCAATACTATGACCAGCTTCATGATTAGTAAAACCTGTAATGGCTACCATTTGATAAAGACAGTTTTGATGTCTCCAACCACAAAAAACAATTCCTTTGTCTACATTATAAGGCGCAAACCCTCTAATTTTTAAAACATCTGGGTTTTTTAATTGCAACTCTTTATACCATATAGCTGCACAGATTATATATTCTTTTGTATTTTTCATTTATTACACCTCATTAATGAGTTTTTTAATTTTTGCACAAACTTCATAGTTTTCTTTTCTGATTTCTGACTCCATTTTTTCCATCAGTAAAAACTTCTGGACAGAACGAATATCAGCATATTCAAACTTTGTTTCAAACATAATTTTTTCATAGAGACGAATGTAGTTTTCAATATATTCCTTATATTCAAGAAATATTTTATCTGTCTGCTCATCAAACATCTCTTTAATATTTATATTATCATATTTTTTCATTATTTGTTTGATTTTCACATAAATATCATAATTATCGAACATAAGTTTATCGATAACTTTTTCGACATTAAGTTTATTCTTAAGATTCTCCTTCTGAGATGAAATTAAAAACAAATCTTTATACTTATAATCTTCATCTTTAGTAGGATTAATATTAATATTTGCAAATATAGTAAGGAGCATAATATCCTCACATTTCATATATTTTATTTTCTTAAGCATAATTGTCAAAATTTTATACAAATATATATCAAAATTTTGAATAAAAAAATTATTTATATAAGTTTCTACATATTAGAGCAAAATATTTGATAAAAATATAATGAAAATTATACTTTTTATGATTAATTATTTAGTTTATTGAATTTTGTATTTTATACATTAATTATCCTATATCCAACTTGAATTTTATAAATTTTTTCTTCTTCGATTTCTAAGCTAGGATCTAACACAAGTTTGTCATTGATTTTGAATGCTCTTATAGCATATAAATCTTGGAATTCTTTAAGATCGTTTACAATCTTTTTTTCGATTAAATAATCAACTACTGTCATATTGGTATCTATTTATTTTTTACAAAAAAAGTGAAGTAATTTAACTTCACTCTTTTTAAATTATTAAATCATTCATAATTATTTAAGTATATTTACTAAATGTTCTGAAATTTTTTTAGATTCTTCTAAAACAAATTTTTCTTCATCTTTTGTTATAAATTTGTCTTTATATGTTAGTACAAAAAAACCAATTGGTTTGGAATTTTTAACATTTTTATTAAAGATATTTATTAATACCATTGATTTTATTCCTTTTTTATCCAAAAATTCATATAAACCATTGTCATATTCATCTAAGTCTGATATATCATCTATCAAAAGATTTATTTTAGTTTGATATAATTGTGATATTACATCTATATTAGTTATTGGTACTTGCCCATATTCACCTGTGAATATTATAGTTCCATCACCACCATCAGACTTTATCTGATAAACAAAGTCTATATTGATAGACTTTAAATTATTATTCTTAACAAATGTAAAAACAGATAATGTAAATGGTTTTGTATTTTCATATACACGCCTTACTATTCTAAAAAATTCATAGTATGATTTAATCTTTATTATACTTTGCTTTTTCTTTTTATTTTCTATTTGTTTATTTAATAGTTCAATTTTTTTGGAGTATTCTTCATTCATCCTATTAAATTTAATATAAAATATGACTGATGAAATAAGTACTATTACAATAAATAACGGACAAAAAAATGTTATAAACATAGTTATTATTTATTTATTTATTAATCCTCCTATACTTATGGATGTATCATTAAATATTTTTAATTGTTCATTATCCAATGAAACATTTTTGTTATAAAACGTAATGACAATAAAACCGATTGGTTTGTTGTTATAATTTAAAATCAATCTTGAATAATAAGACTTAATACCTTGATTATTCAATATCTGAAATATAGTATTATCTGTTTGTTCGAGAGTGTGTATATTAGATATTAATATAGGTTTTTTATCGATTAAAAGTTTATTCCATAAAAAATTAACAGATATTGGTAAATTTTGTTGTTCATTATATATTTCATCTATACCTTTAGCTGTTGCTTCGTATGTATTAGAACATTTTCTAAAATCAACACCAGCTACAGATTTACCACCATTATGATATTCATAAACAGAAACCCTATCTGCTTCAAATTCATTTAATAATTGATATATTAATTGTCTAACTCTATTAGCATTTACTGCACCATTTCTTAGTTTTTCTTCAATTTCATATTCATCATCTTTTGAAACTAATTTTATAATAAGTTCATCAATTTTTTTCTCTTGTCTTTTCATCATTCTTAATATAAATTTTATTAAGAACCAAGTGAAAAATCCTAAAACAACAAGTGAAACTAATGTTACACCATATCTATCAAACATTTCAAGAAAATACTCAGTAGTTGTAATTTGTAATAAAATATTAAGCATCATCAAATCAACATTTATTTTTTAGTATATATAAAACTTTATTTTTGAATTTTTATATATATAGTATAAGTAAATTAAAAAAATTAGGGAACTATATACTTGTTTAACCTAAACTAATTCCTATTATTTATATATTATTTTTAATTTTTGTTCTTTTCCTTATCTTTGAGGAATTAATCTTTTTAATAAATATTCAATGAAAGAAATCATATACGTTTATACAACCGAAACATACAAATCCAAAAATTGGTATAAAATTGGAATGACTAACCAGGAATCTGGTTCTGTCCGTATTTCACAGCAAGATGGAACATCTAATCCTGAAAAATTAGAAAAACAATACGAAGTTAATCTTTTTGGAGAAACTGAACTTACTGCTTATGAAGTTGAGCAGAAAATCCACAGATTTTATGAAAGACTTGGGAAAAGAGTTAGAGATAACCGAGAATGGTTTGAAGTTGATGGTGGTGTAGAAGAAATCAAAAAGGTTATTGAATCTATCTTGGATAACTCTGACCTACACAAATCAGAAATTAAACTGAAACCACATCAAGTCCAAGCAAACAATAAAATCAATGAGTGTTTCAGTTCTGATGATAAAAGATGTTTATTAGCTCACAAACCAAGATCTGGTAAGACATTTACCACAATCTATAACATAAAAGAAAACAACTATAAGAATGTTGTCATTTTAACATCATACCCCATATTGAACTTTCAATGGGAAGAAGTTATATTAGGATTCAAAGGATTTTCAAATACTGAAGTTATTATTGGTTCTGGTTTAGATAAAATTGAACTAAATCCTGATAAAAATTCAATCGTTCTTCTATCTCTACAAGATGTTAAAGGCGGAGAAGAAGTATTTGAAAAAGAAAAGTTTGACTTAATTAAGGATATAGAGTTTGATTTACTTGTGATAGATGAAGTTCATTATGGAGTTGAGACTGAAAAAACACAAGATTTCTTAAATAAGATTAAATATACAAGAATGTTGGGTTTATCAGCAACACCAACAAGAAATCTTCTATGTGGTAGATTTTCAAAAGAACAAATTCATAATTATACTTTGGTTGAAGAGATTCAATTAAAGAAACAATATCCCGATTTGTATCCTTATGCTGATATTAACTTTCTTATTTGGAATTTATCTAATGGTGAAAAATCAGAGTTGAAATATTTTTCTGATGAGGAACAATTTAAATTTGATAAATTTTTTAGAATAGAAGGTGATGAATTTTATTACAAATCTGATATTGTTTATCTATTTAAGAAGTTAATTGGTGATAATTCTATTTGTCGTAGAGATAAATTAGGAACTTCTTATCCATTTAAAAATAATCGTGAATTCTCTGCTGTAAAATCTATCTTATTGTTCCTTCCAAATATCACCGCTCAATATAAATTGAAAGAATTATTAGAGGAGTTAGAATCATATGATGATTTTAATATACATATCACTAATAGCGGTGAATATTCTTCTAAAAATCTTATGAAGAAGATTAAAAGAGATTTCAAATCTGGTGATAAAAGGAGTTTAATTTTAGCAGTCGACCAATTAACAACCGGAATCACACTAGATGATTGTGATATGGTTGCACTAATGAATGATTGGAGATCAGTTGATAAATACGTTCAAGCGTCATTTAGATGTCAATCCCCAAGAGAAGGTAAGACAAATTGTTGGGTATTGGATTTTAATGCTGCTAGAAGTTTTGAATTGATGTGGGAATACCAGAACATCATTTCTAAAAACAATGGTAAATCACTAACCGAAAATATAAGTGAGTGGGTTGAGTGTGTAAATATCTTCAATAGAATTGAAGGCGAAATGATTAAGGTTGATTTTGATGGTTTTAACAACGAATATAATAAAGCTGTTTTAGAAAGACCTAGATTTAACTATCAATCTGTTATTTTACAAGATAAATTAGGACATGATAATATCAGTAAGGCTCTAATGGCAATTGGTATCAAAGGTGGTTCATCATCTTCTGATGAAGATTTGAATAGTGATGGTATTGATAAGGGTAAAAGTAGAAAATCTGAGAAGAAAAGTAGTGGTAAAGGAAAAGTAGAAGAAGTTATAAGTCAGGCTAAGTTAATGGAGATTGCTAAGGCATTAGTTGATAAGACTATGTTATTAAGTATATTCACTTACTTTAAGTATGATAATGTAGATGATTGTTTTAAGGCATTAGAAGAAGATAATACGATTGTTTCGGGTATTGGTGAGTTGGAAAAGAAGATGTATTTGGAAACTTTATTGTTAGGAATGAATGATGTTGATAAGGTTAATTTATCAGTTATCAAGTTCATCTATGATAATATTTATGATAAGGAGATTATCAATAAGAAGCTTTATTTATTCAACCAAAACGTAAATTTAATATATAATAGTATCAGGGAAAATCCTGGTATTATTATTGATATGTTAGCAAATTTAATGGAATTGGTGGATAGTTATTTGAAACCAAGTAATACGGAAAAAAGACTTTTGGGAGAGGTTTTTACACCACTTTATGGGAAACCTGGTTGTGTGGAAGACCAATTGAATTTAATGGATGAATCTTTTTGGAGAAGAAAGGATGTTAAAGTATTGGATCCATGTGCGGGAATTGGAAACTACTCTGTTGTTCTTGTTGATAAATTTATGAAAGGGTTAGTTGATGAATTTCCTGATAGTGAAGAAAGACTAAAATGGATTTTAGAAGAAATTATCTATATCAATGAGTATCAAAGTAAAAACTTGTTTATTTATCTTCAATTATTTGATCCTGAGAATAAATACAAGATGAATTTTAATAGAGGTGATTATTTGAAATTGGATATTAAGGAGACTTTTGGTGTTGATAAGTTTGATTTAATCTGCACAAATCCCCCTTATAATAAGTCAAATACAGGACAAGGAACAAATAGTGGATCAATTTACCAAGACTTTATATCTAAATCATTGAAGGAATCTGATAATTCAATATTCATCGTTCCAAAAAAATGGTCAAATAATTCATTTAAAGAATTTAGAAAGGAAATAATTGATTATGGTATATCAAATATTAATATAATAGAGAAAGGTGATGATATATTCTCTACAACAGGCGTTGGTGAGGTTTCCATTTTAAAACTCGCAAAAGGTGTAAATAAAATGATTGTTAATTGTGATTTTGAAATTGATTTAGTGTCAAATAGAGAATTATTAATTGATGGTTTTCTCTTTGATGATTTATCATTATCTATAATAAATAAGATCAAATCAAAATCTAATAAATTCCTAAACGAATTGTATAAAAATCCACAATTAATTAAGACAAATCTTTTACCCAAGACAAACAAAATTAAAAAAGAAAATGGTATAGAATATAAGGTAAGGGCATCGAAAGGAAAGGATATAAATCTAAACCTACAAATTGAAGATACTGAACTCAAAACATTATCTTTTGATAAATTCAAAGTTTCTTTTGAAAAAATATATGGAGGTTATATAAATGGCAATTTCTCACAATTAGATGTTTTGGAACCAAATTTTATAACAACCGAGGGTATATCATATTTTGAGTTTAATAATAAATTAGAGGCTGAAAATTTCATATATTTTCTAAATACAAAATTTTCTAAATATCTAAGGTTGATTAAGCAATATGATAGAAGTTTTACAAGTATGATTTTCAGTTATATACCTGTTTTAGATTTTAATAAAAAATGGACAGATGAACTTCTATTTGATTATTTTGGTCTAACAGAAGAAGAAAGAAACATAGTTTTAAACTATGATAAAAAATAAAGAAGTAGAATGTTAATATATTGTATAGAAAAGATAAAAATGGTGCTATATCTAATTTAGGATGGGCTTATGAAGAGTCTGATAATGTTGAAGTAGAAAATCCAAATGAGTATAAAAATACTTCAAAAGAAGAATTCATAAAACAAGCAAAATCTAATAATTTAGAAGATAAGATCCGAACAACTAAGAATGATAATGTTTCAATTATATCTAATAAATATTTACGAACTGATGGTGATAAGAATAAACATAATGATATGTTAGATTTGGATAGTTGTGATAAATTTATTATGGGTATTATTAATGATACATTTTGGAAAAATACCAAAATAGTAAGATAAAAATAAGTAATATGTAGTGGATAAAAGACATTTAGATTTAAATTATATAAATGAATTAAAAGAAAAATCAAAAACAGATGAAAACTCTTTAAGAGAGTTATTGAAAATACAAGAAATTGGTAAATCATCATTAATTGAAATTAGTCATGAATTTGAAATTCCAGTTAAGCCATACATAGATTCACTAAACATCTATAAAAATAACAATATCACAAATTTTTATTGTAGAAAAATAGTAGAAGAATATAGTAATCTACTTAAAAATACTGATTCAAAGAAATATGAAAAGACTTCTATAGACCACTTTTCTGTATTTGACTATTCATCAATGTCCAATATAAATGAATCATTCAATAAAATAATTGAAAAGAAGTTAATAAAGCAATATTATACTTCTATATTTAGTATTCTATTTGATAATATTGATGATCTAACAATAAATGAGTCTGTCTCGGATTCTATTGGGAAAACTATATTAGAAACCTTTAATAAATCAAAAAAGGAAAATGATTGGATATCAATTAATATGGTGTCATTAAAACTAATTGAACCATTAGTTAGAGAGTTGTTTATTAAAAATAACTGGTTATATAAGAAGTCAAATCTAAAAAATAAGACACTTGGTGAATTATTGGACTCACCCAATTTTAGAGATAAATATCCAAACATATGTAATGGATTGAAAATGATTCTATGTGATTATTTAGGACTTAACCTTAGAAATAGTGAGTTTCATAATTTAACAGAAAACTCTTCCAATCCAATTATAACTAAGATTTCATTTATTTGTATATCATCAATTTTAGACTTATTTGAAGATATTAATATTGAGAAGTATTATAAGATTTCAAAATCAAAAATTGAAACAAATGATTATAAACCACTAAAAAATGATATAAATTCTCATTTAGAAGCAATAAACTATATACAATGGGAATTTATGTCAGATAGAAAAGATCCAAGAATAGATAAAGTATTCTCAGATATTTGTATTCCAAATGGTGTTAATCAAAAAGAACTTGATATTGATTTTTCTAAATACTCAGTAGAAGAATTTCTTAAAGAAATTATGAAGTTGAAGAATTAAATATATAAGATATGATCAACGAGGGAAGAGGAATATCTGAA
This window harbors:
- a CDS encoding DEAD/DEAH box helicase family protein, with the translated sequence MKEIIYVYTTETYKSKNWYKIGMTNQESGSVRISQQDGTSNPEKLEKQYEVNLFGETELTAYEVEQKIHRFYERLGKRVRDNREWFEVDGGVEEIKKVIESILDNSDLHKSEIKLKPHQVQANNKINECFSSDDKRCLLAHKPRSGKTFTTIYNIKENNYKNVVILTSYPILNFQWEEVILGFKGFSNTEVIIGSGLDKIELNPDKNSIVLLSLQDVKGGEEVFEKEKFDLIKDIEFDLLVIDEVHYGVETEKTQDFLNKIKYTRMLGLSATPTRNLLCGRFSKEQIHNYTLVEEIQLKKQYPDLYPYADINFLIWNLSNGEKSELKYFSDEEQFKFDKFFRIEGDEFYYKSDIVYLFKKLIGDNSICRRDKLGTSYPFKNNREFSAVKSILLFLPNITAQYKLKELLEELESYDDFNIHITNSGEYSSKNLMKKIKRDFKSGDKRSLILAVDQLTTGITLDDCDMVALMNDWRSVDKYVQASFRCQSPREGKTNCWVLDFNAARSFELMWEYQNIISKNNGKSLTENISEWVECVNIFNRIEGEMIKVDFDGFNNEYNKAVLERPRFNYQSVILQDKLGHDNISKALMAIGIKGGSSSSDEDLNSDGIDKGKSRKSEKKSSGKGKVEEVISQAKLMEIAKALVDKTMLLSIFTYFKYDNVDDCFKALEEDNTIVSGIGELEKKMYLETLLLGMNDVDKVNLSVIKFIYDNIYDKEIINKKLYLFNQNVNLIYNSIRENPGIIIDMLANLMELVDSYLKPSNTEKRLLGEVFTPLYGKPGCVEDQLNLMDESFWRRKDVKVLDPCAGIGNYSVVLVDKFMKGLVDEFPDSEERLKWILEEIIYINEYQSKNLFIYLQLFDPENKYKMNFNRGDYLKLDIKETFGVDKFDLICTNPPYNKSNTGQGTNSGSIYQDFISKSLKESDNSIFIVPKKWSNNSFKEFRKEIIDYGISNINIIEKGDDIFSTTGVGEVSILKLAKGVNKMIVNCDFEIDLVSNRELLIDGFLFDDLSLSIINKIKSKSNKFLNELYKNPQLIKTNLLPKTNKIKKENGIEYKVRASKGKDINLNLQIEDTELKTLSFDKFKVSFEKIYGGYINGNFSQLDVLEPNFITTEGISYFEFNNKLEAENFIYFLNTKFSKYLRLIKQYDRSFTSMIFSYIPVLDFNKKWTDELLFDYFGLTEEERNIVLNYDKK
- a CDS encoding DUF4209 domain-containing protein, which codes for MDKRHLDLNYINELKEKSKTDENSLRELLKIQEIGKSSLIEISHEFEIPVKPYIDSLNIYKNNNITNFYCRKIVEEYSNLLKNTDSKKYEKTSIDHFSVFDYSSMSNINESFNKIIEKKLIKQYYTSIFSILFDNIDDLTINESVSDSIGKTILETFNKSKKENDWISINMVSLKLIEPLVRELFIKNNWLYKKSNLKNKTLGELLDSPNFRDKYPNICNGLKMILCDYLGLNLRNSEFHNLTENSSNPIITKISFICISSILDLFEDINIEKYYKISKSKIETNDYKPLKNDINSHLEAINYIQWEFMSDRKDPRIDKVFSDICIPNGVNQKELDIDFSKYSVEEFLKEIMKLKN
- a CDS encoding nucleotide exchange factor GrpE; the protein is MEVNEIKENKEENVDLSKENVKEDKEENVDLSKENKKKEASTLLSKKKKKYEKLNNEILKLQQEIENLIEKYKESNDKYLRLSADFDNYKKRILKEKSDLLKYGGEMVLTNLISILDDFERAQNFIKNSNDIEGIKQGIDLINTKFHEFMKQQGIKEIESKNIEFNTDFHEAITRLPAPSEEMKGKVIDVIQKGYMLHDKVIRFAKVIIGE
- the dnaJ gene encoding molecular chaperone DnaJ, which codes for MTKRDYYDVLDISKNATKEEIKKAYRKKALQYHPDRNPGDKDAEEKFKEAAEAYDVLSDDEKRRRYDQFGHAGVGSSAASSGFGGFDIEDIFSRFGDIFGDFGFGGFGGFSGFGHRTSRQKVNKGTNLRIKVKLTLQEIATGVEKKIKVKKLVQCTTCNGTGAKDNHSYRECSTCNGQGYITRITRTILGQMQSTSPCPTCNGEGRIITSKCNKCAGEGVVHDEEIININIPAGVSKGMQLSLSGKGNAAHHGGIPGDLIILIEEEKHPDYIRENNNLIYNLIISIPQAIFGNTIEIPLIEGGKVKVKIDPGTNSGKLLRIKGKGLPEFQGYGYGDLIVRVIVYIPTNISKDECRILEKLENSERFKPENAKKDKNFLEHFKKYFS